From Candidatus Hadarchaeales archaeon, one genomic window encodes:
- a CDS encoding CoA-transferase gives MEYSRTEMMVIAASRLLRDGKIVLTGTGMPVLATLLAKTVRAPNLSIIFEAGGIAPMRPPTLPLSVGDSMTTYKAVMAASMDHVMSLAQAGYADYAFLGAAQIDPYGNLNTTVIGPYERPKIRLPGSGGANDFGSLSWRTIVLMKQGKNRFVKKLDFLTTPGYLDGKGAREKAGLPRGTGPWRVVTQLGVYGFGRDLRLRLLRIYSGVTLEEVRNSSGFEVVRGKVGREPEPTPKELKTLRELDPHGIIIGK, from the coding sequence ATGGAATACAGCAGGACGGAGATGATGGTGATAGCTGCCTCCCGCCTGCTGAGAGATGGGAAAATCGTTCTCACCGGAACGGGCATGCCCGTACTTGCGACCCTTTTGGCCAAGACCGTGAGGGCACCCAACCTTTCCATCATCTTCGAGGCTGGGGGAATAGCCCCCATGCGCCCTCCCACCCTTCCCCTCTCCGTAGGGGATTCCATGACCACCTACAAGGCCGTGATGGCCGCCAGCATGGATCATGTCATGTCCCTCGCCCAAGCTGGGTACGCCGACTATGCCTTCCTTGGGGCTGCCCAGATAGATCCTTACGGTAACCTCAACACCACCGTGATAGGTCCCTACGAGCGGCCCAAGATCAGGCTTCCAGGAAGTGGAGGGGCAAACGATTTCGGCTCCCTTTCCTGGAGAACCATCGTTCTCATGAAACAGGGAAAGAACAGGTTCGTGAAAAAGCTGGATTTCCTCACTACCCCGGGCTATCTCGACGGAAAGGGGGCCAGGGAAAAAGCTGGGCTCCCCAGGGGAACGGGACCTTGGAGGGTGGTCACCCAACTCGGGGTTTATGGGTTCGGAAGGGATTTGAGACTCAGACTCCTCAGGATCTATTCCGGGGTAACGCTGGAAGAGGTGAGGAACTCCAGCGGTTTCGAAGTGGTAAGGGGAAAGGTGGGAAGGGAACCCGAGCCTACTCCAAAGGAACTGAAGACCTTGAGGGAGCTGGACCCACACGGGATAATCATAGGAAAATGA
- the guaB gene encoding IMP dehydrogenase, protein MPEGGFRKKIVGAELAFTFHDLILLPGLAVEPSEIDVRTKFTKNYSLNIPLVSSPMDTVTETEMAIAMAREGGVGVLHRNCSVEEQVEMAKKVKRAEALVIRDVITVSPEQTVGEAIKLMETHHISGLPVVEGGKLVGILTGRDVRFANPEFKVESVMTKEVITAREGISLEEAKELLHRHRIEKLPIVDEKGNLKGLITFKDIMLRGKYPDAARDEEGQLLCAAAVSPFDLERAKKLDKYVNVLVTDVAHFHNSAVLEATKKMLKEVEADLVVGNVGTYQAAEDVITKLEGVAGFRVGVGSGSICVTTEVTKAGAPTLYATASVADALRDYGMELPIIADGGIRGPGDIALALAAGASAVMAGNLFARCKEAPGALVSIGGRYYKQYRGMGSPSAMAKRYSLDRYSLPSKGIVEGVEGWVPYKGEVSVAIKELVLGLKASMGYAGARNIRELWEKARFAVLSPLGAQETKPHDVLLPSEAERGS, encoded by the coding sequence GTGCCGGAAGGAGGTTTCAGGAAGAAAATAGTGGGAGCGGAGCTGGCTTTCACCTTCCATGACCTCATCCTCCTGCCAGGCTTGGCCGTGGAGCCTTCGGAAATCGATGTGAGAACGAAGTTCACCAAGAATTATTCCCTGAACATTCCCCTAGTTTCCTCTCCCATGGACACCGTCACGGAGACCGAGATGGCCATAGCCATGGCGAGAGAGGGAGGAGTGGGAGTTCTTCACAGGAACTGTAGCGTGGAGGAACAGGTGGAGATGGCCAAGAAGGTGAAGAGGGCGGAGGCACTGGTGATAAGGGATGTGATCACGGTAAGCCCGGAGCAGACCGTGGGGGAGGCCATAAAGCTGATGGAAACCCACCACATCTCCGGTTTGCCCGTAGTGGAGGGTGGAAAATTGGTGGGGATCCTGACGGGAAGGGATGTCCGATTCGCCAATCCAGAGTTCAAGGTGGAGAGCGTGATGACGAAGGAGGTGATCACGGCCAGAGAAGGGATAAGCTTGGAGGAGGCCAAGGAGCTACTGCACAGGCACAGGATCGAGAAGCTACCCATCGTGGATGAGAAGGGAAACCTCAAGGGACTCATTACCTTCAAGGACATCATGCTGAGGGGGAAGTATCCAGATGCGGCGAGGGATGAGGAAGGACAACTCCTCTGTGCTGCCGCGGTTTCTCCCTTCGATTTGGAAAGGGCGAAAAAGTTGGACAAATACGTGAACGTGCTGGTGACCGACGTGGCACACTTCCACAACTCAGCCGTGTTGGAGGCAACCAAGAAGATGCTGAAAGAGGTGGAGGCGGATCTGGTGGTGGGGAACGTGGGGACCTATCAAGCGGCGGAGGATGTGATCACCAAGCTGGAGGGAGTGGCGGGCTTCAGGGTGGGTGTGGGTTCCGGTTCCATATGCGTGACCACGGAGGTCACCAAGGCAGGTGCTCCAACCCTCTACGCCACCGCCAGCGTGGCCGATGCTCTCAGGGACTACGGTATGGAGCTCCCCATCATAGCGGATGGGGGAATTCGCGGTCCTGGGGACATAGCCTTGGCCCTCGCCGCTGGTGCTTCCGCGGTGATGGCCGGAAACCTCTTCGCCAGATGCAAGGAGGCACCGGGTGCCTTGGTGAGCATAGGCGGAAGATACTACAAGCAGTACAGGGGAATGGGAAGTCCCTCGGCCATGGCCAAGAGATACTCCCTGGACAGATATTCCCTACCCTCCAAGGGGATAGTGGAAGGGGTGGAAGGATGGGTGCCTTACAAGGGAGAGGTGAGCGTAGCCATAAAGGAACTGGTGCTTGGACTGAAGGCCTCCATGGGATATGCGGGTGCTAGGAACATCAGGGAGCTCTGGGAGAAGGCCAGGTTCGCGGTTCTCTCCCCCTTGGGGGCCCAGGAGACCAAACCCCACGATGTTTTACTTCCCTCGGAAGCCGAGAGGGGAAGTTAA
- a CDS encoding DUF359 domain-containing protein, translated as MKLPEHLRDRLKRPLGRVFPSMGEAVEYLRTLKPKRIVTVGDRVTLTLLEEGIRPDVCVVDLKTLRSPLAEEERKRLERLDLPEKRVVNPPATLSDELWKAFDLPPPLKIVVEGEEDLATLVAVMKSPPGTAVLYGQPKEGVVVVEVERVRREVEELLGEFED; from the coding sequence ATGAAACTTCCCGAACACTTGAGGGACAGACTCAAAAGACCACTGGGAAGGGTTTTCCCGAGCATGGGCGAGGCGGTGGAGTATCTGAGAACCCTGAAGCCGAAGAGGATAGTGACGGTGGGGGATAGGGTCACCCTCACCCTCTTGGAGGAGGGAATCAGACCAGATGTGTGCGTGGTCGACCTCAAGACCCTCCGTTCCCCGCTTGCCGAAGAAGAGAGGAAGAGGCTGGAGAGGCTGGATCTTCCGGAGAAAAGGGTGGTCAACCCACCCGCTACCCTTTCCGATGAACTGTGGAAGGCCTTCGATCTCCCTCCTCCCCTGAAAATAGTGGTGGAGGGTGAGGAAGACCTCGCCACGCTCGTGGCCGTGATGAAATCTCCTCCAGGCACCGCAGTCCTCTATGGACAGCCGAAGGAGGGAGTGGTGGTGGTGGAGGTGGAGAGGGTGAGGAGAGAGGTGGAGGAACTCCTGGGGGAATTCGAGGATTAG
- a CDS encoding UbiA family prenyltransferase translates to MSSLRRLSAFLSLARLPNCLMMGLAVLVGEVLAVGRMEFLPSLLGFSTAFFLTGASMTINDYFDRFVDEVNQPGRPIPSGLVSPREALFFASGWAAIGFLSAAGSFAERGTPYPLLVALLSFLLSTYYNARGKKTGLPGNLMVSTCVAVPFLYGPLVLGEKPTPSLSLFVLMAFLSNTGREILKGMADVEGDRRRGIRTLAVTRGVGGAAPFVFLFYLSAVALSPLPLLLGEVSVWYLPPLLFADGGFLLTGLLSLRDPSPERAKSFKRLSLLWMLFGLLAFLLGRWG, encoded by the coding sequence ATGTCCTCCCTTCGAAGGCTCTCGGCTTTCCTTTCCCTCGCAAGGCTTCCCAACTGTTTGATGATGGGGTTGGCCGTCCTGGTGGGGGAAGTCCTGGCGGTGGGAAGGATGGAATTCCTCCCAAGCCTTCTGGGTTTTTCCACGGCCTTTTTCCTCACGGGAGCTTCCATGACCATCAACGACTACTTCGATCGCTTCGTGGATGAAGTGAACCAGCCGGGTAGACCCATTCCCAGCGGGCTTGTCTCTCCTAGGGAAGCCCTTTTCTTCGCTTCCGGATGGGCGGCCATTGGATTCCTCTCCGCCGCCGGGAGTTTCGCGGAGCGTGGTACCCCCTATCCCTTGCTCGTGGCCCTACTTTCCTTCCTCCTCTCCACCTATTACAATGCAAGGGGAAAGAAAACGGGACTGCCGGGGAACTTAATGGTGAGTACCTGTGTGGCCGTACCCTTTCTTTACGGTCCCCTCGTGCTCGGGGAGAAACCTACTCCTTCCCTCTCCCTCTTCGTGTTAATGGCCTTCCTCTCCAACACAGGGAGGGAAATCCTGAAGGGAATGGCGGATGTGGAAGGAGACAGGAGGAGGGGAATAAGGACGCTGGCGGTGACGAGGGGAGTGGGGGGAGCCGCTCCCTTCGTTTTTCTCTTTTACCTTTCCGCCGTGGCACTCAGTCCCCTCCCCCTCCTCTTGGGAGAGGTCTCCGTCTGGTATCTCCCACCCTTGCTGTTCGCGGATGGGGGCTTCCTCCTCACGGGTCTCCTCTCGTTGAGGGATCCCTCGCCGGAAAGGGCGAAGAGCTTCAAACGTCTTTCCCTCCTCTGGATGCTCTTCGGCCTCTTGGCCTTCCTGCTGGGGAGATGGGGATGA
- a CDS encoding radical SAM protein, whose protein sequence is MQRLKDMELGKTTSLCPECLKLLQATLYEREGKVWMKKTCPEHGEFEEVYSGSYEWYKRAEKYAMDGRGIENPQITKEEPSCPQDCGLCRLHLSHTALANVVLTNRCDLVCFYCFFYAQRMGYVYEPTLEQIEQMFKVLKEEKPIACNAVQFTGGEPCLREDLVEIVKLAKSYDFDHIQLNTNGIRLAHNPELVEKIREAGVNTLYLSFDGVSEKTNPKNHWEFPLTLEHCRKVGLGIVLVPTIIKGVNDHEVGEMVKYAFKNLDIVRSVNFQPISLVGRMPRNERNRYRITIPEVIKKLEEQTNGEITLEDFFPVPTAMVISRFIEELTGKPSYDLSSHFACGAATYVFKEDGKMIPITKFIDVEGFLEYLKEKTEELRKGKSKTLIKLKLLTSMGKFIDSRKKPKDLKLGRLLYHLLIRRDYGALGKFHLKSLFIGMMHFMDLYNYDVERVKRCCIHYVMSDNRIVPFCAFNVIPEWYRDRDQESQGISIEEWERRTGKKLKDDLYKRDVEKLKRTEAYRKFEQDLREIRSGLY, encoded by the coding sequence ATGCAAAGACTCAAGGACATGGAACTCGGAAAAACCACTTCCCTCTGCCCGGAATGCCTGAAGCTCCTCCAAGCGACCCTTTACGAAAGGGAAGGGAAGGTCTGGATGAAAAAAACCTGTCCCGAACACGGGGAATTCGAGGAAGTATACAGTGGATCTTACGAGTGGTACAAAAGGGCTGAAAAATACGCGATGGACGGAAGGGGGATAGAGAATCCCCAGATAACTAAAGAAGAACCCTCCTGTCCCCAAGACTGCGGTCTTTGCCGTTTACACCTCAGCCACACCGCACTTGCGAACGTCGTTCTAACGAATCGATGCGATCTGGTTTGTTTTTACTGTTTCTTCTATGCCCAGCGTATGGGTTACGTTTACGAACCCACCCTGGAACAGATAGAGCAGATGTTCAAGGTCCTCAAGGAAGAGAAACCCATCGCCTGTAATGCCGTGCAATTCACGGGTGGGGAGCCCTGTCTGAGGGAAGACTTGGTCGAGATCGTGAAACTCGCGAAATCCTACGATTTCGACCACATCCAGCTCAACACCAACGGAATAAGGCTTGCCCACAACCCAGAATTGGTCGAAAAAATCCGCGAGGCAGGGGTCAACACCCTCTACCTGAGCTTCGACGGGGTGAGCGAGAAAACCAATCCCAAGAACCACTGGGAATTTCCCTTGACACTCGAGCACTGTCGCAAGGTGGGGCTGGGAATCGTCCTCGTGCCCACCATCATCAAAGGGGTGAACGACCACGAAGTGGGGGAAATGGTCAAGTATGCCTTCAAGAACCTCGATATCGTCAGGAGCGTGAACTTCCAACCCATCTCCTTGGTGGGAAGGATGCCCAGAAACGAAAGGAACAGGTACAGGATAACCATTCCCGAGGTCATCAAAAAGCTGGAAGAACAAACCAACGGCGAGATCACCCTCGAAGATTTCTTCCCAGTGCCCACGGCGATGGTGATAAGCAGGTTCATCGAAGAGCTCACGGGAAAACCGAGCTACGATCTCAGCTCCCACTTCGCTTGCGGGGCTGCCACCTACGTCTTCAAGGAGGATGGGAAGATGATTCCGATCACCAAGTTCATAGACGTGGAGGGCTTCCTGGAATACCTGAAGGAGAAAACGGAGGAACTCAGAAAGGGAAAGAGCAAGACCCTCATCAAGCTGAAGCTTCTCACCTCCATGGGAAAGTTCATAGATTCCAGGAAGAAGCCCAAGGACCTGAAGCTCGGCAGACTCCTCTACCACTTGCTCATCAGACGCGACTACGGTGCCCTGGGTAAGTTCCACCTGAAATCCCTCTTCATAGGGATGATGCACTTCATGGATCTCTACAACTACGATGTGGAAAGGGTGAAGAGATGTTGCATTCACTACGTGATGAGCGACAACAGAATAGTTCCCTTCTGTGCCTTCAACGTCATTCCGGAATGGTACAGGGACAGGGATCAGGAAAGCCAGGGGATCTCAATAGAGGAGTGGGAGAGGAGAACGGGAAAAAAGCTCAAAGATGATCTTTACAAAAGGGATGTGGAGAAACTGAAGAGGACGGAAGCCTATAGGAAGTTCGAACAGGATCTCAGGGAGATTAGGTCCGGTCTCTATTAG
- a CDS encoding NAD(P)/FAD-dependent oxidoreductase, which produces MLAKEYDVIVVGAGPAGLMASRGAAERGADTLLLERENSLGKKPCGEAVSLSTLKDAGVRGRKFIRNRVEIFRVHAPDERKYVDILSRKLGTAGYVIEKGLFLKELAYLAVRRGVEIRMGTPVLDLKRREGKWEVLVRFGGERRKVRGKVVIGCDGVNSVVASRALGVKRPEVIPCFQYKMVNCGVEDPHMLEVYLGREVAPGGYVWVFPKDGGEANVGIGVRGAPAKPYLDRFLSSHPSLFGKAGIVEVGAAPVPVGGEVERLVDEGVMLCGDAGGQVIPLTGGGIHSSVVAGKVAGEVAGGVVKGENTVEEYPRRYEEWSNRIARSLKVLRLIEKLNDKELNQLADLLTGQDVVDLANGLNLKRVGRKLLKHPYFALRLARGLLGG; this is translated from the coding sequence ATGTTGGCTAAAGAGTACGATGTCATCGTGGTTGGAGCGGGACCGGCTGGCCTGATGGCCTCTCGGGGGGCCGCGGAAAGGGGGGCGGATACCCTTCTGCTTGAAAGGGAAAATTCGTTGGGGAAAAAACCATGCGGCGAGGCCGTGTCCCTCTCCACCCTCAAAGATGCTGGGGTGAGGGGTAGAAAATTCATCCGCAACCGTGTGGAAATTTTTAGGGTTCATGCACCCGACGAGAGGAAGTACGTCGACATCCTTTCCCGCAAACTCGGTACGGCGGGGTACGTGATAGAGAAGGGACTCTTCCTGAAGGAGCTGGCCTATCTGGCCGTCAGAAGGGGGGTGGAGATCAGGATGGGAACCCCCGTACTGGACCTAAAGAGGAGGGAGGGAAAATGGGAAGTGCTGGTCCGATTCGGTGGAGAAAGGAGAAAGGTGCGGGGCAAAGTCGTGATAGGGTGCGATGGGGTTAACTCGGTGGTTGCCAGCAGGGCCCTTGGAGTGAAAAGGCCAGAGGTCATACCCTGCTTCCAGTACAAGATGGTGAACTGCGGAGTTGAGGATCCCCACATGTTGGAAGTTTATTTGGGAAGGGAAGTGGCACCTGGGGGCTACGTTTGGGTCTTCCCAAAGGACGGGGGCGAAGCCAACGTGGGAATAGGGGTAAGGGGAGCACCCGCCAAGCCTTACTTGGATCGTTTCCTTTCTTCTCATCCCTCCCTCTTCGGTAAGGCGGGAATAGTGGAGGTGGGGGCCGCACCCGTACCGGTGGGTGGGGAAGTGGAGAGGTTGGTGGATGAAGGGGTGATGCTTTGCGGGGACGCGGGGGGGCAAGTAATACCCCTCACGGGTGGAGGAATCCATTCCTCCGTGGTCGCAGGGAAGGTGGCGGGAGAGGTGGCGGGAGGGGTGGTGAAGGGTGAAAACACGGTGGAGGAATATCCCAGAAGGTACGAGGAATGGAGCAACAGAATTGCCCGAAGCCTCAAGGTCCTGAGACTGATCGAGAAATTGAACGACAAAGAACTCAACCAGCTGGCCGACCTCCTCACCGGACAGGACGTGGTGGATCTGGCCAACGGGTTGAATCTGAAGAGGGTGGGAAGGAAGCTGCTGAAGCATCCATATTTTGCCCTCCGCCTCGCCAGAGGACTGCTGGGTGGTTGA
- a CDS encoding geranylgeranylglyceryl/heptaprenylglyceryl phosphate synthase, whose product MGRVEEYLLKGLRKHPLHLTLVDPEKTRGEKAGRLCREAEKAGTSAIMVGGSTVCSTTLVDETVKSIKKAVDLPVILFPNNLSGISRYADAIFFMSLLNSSNPYFLIDVQALGAPLVKEYGLEVLPMGYLILGSGGTAGFVGQARYLPPEKAELAAAYCLAAEYLGMHFVYLEAGSGAPAPVPTQTISTVRKWVRLPLIVGGGIKKGEDAERVARAGADLIVTGTVVEEGGAERIREIVEALRRVDRGKGS is encoded by the coding sequence GTGGGAAGGGTGGAGGAATACCTGTTGAAGGGTCTGCGCAAACATCCCCTACATCTCACGCTGGTGGATCCGGAAAAGACGAGGGGGGAAAAGGCCGGAAGGCTCTGCAGGGAAGCGGAAAAGGCTGGGACCTCCGCCATCATGGTGGGAGGTTCCACCGTTTGTTCCACGACCCTCGTGGATGAAACCGTTAAAAGCATTAAGAAGGCGGTGGACCTTCCGGTGATCCTCTTTCCCAACAATCTCTCCGGCATCAGCAGATATGCCGATGCCATCTTCTTCATGTCCCTCCTCAATTCCTCCAATCCCTACTTCCTCATAGATGTGCAGGCGCTGGGGGCTCCCCTCGTGAAGGAATATGGACTGGAAGTTTTACCCATGGGATACCTCATCCTGGGAAGCGGGGGGACAGCGGGTTTCGTGGGGCAGGCGAGATACCTTCCACCCGAAAAGGCGGAGCTGGCCGCAGCCTATTGCCTAGCAGCCGAGTACCTGGGAATGCATTTCGTCTATTTGGAAGCGGGTTCGGGTGCCCCAGCACCCGTTCCCACCCAAACCATCTCCACGGTCAGGAAATGGGTGAGGCTACCCCTCATCGTGGGGGGAGGGATAAAGAAGGGGGAGGATGCGGAAAGGGTGGCGAGGGCGGGGGCCGACCTGATCGTGACGGGAACGGTGGTGGAGGAAGGGGGGGCAGAAAGGATAAGGGAAATAGTGGAGGCCCTCCGAAGGGTCGACCGGGGTAAGGGGAGTTGA
- a CDS encoding NAD(P)-dependent glycerol-1-phosphate dehydrogenase: protein MRDIHTIDLPTKVVVGRGVIEVVGEICRGLGLKDRVLVLSGPHTYERAGRKVVKSLEEEDFEPHFFRVRGEPLEEVKEEIEKVRPSFLVGVGGGRVIDLAKYSSFKANLPFLSIPTAASHDGIASSRASLRRLGPLSVDARTPLAILADVEVISRSPHRLTASGCGDLVAKFTAVKDWRLSHLLTGEYYGEYAAQLALMSAEMTAKHSKLIGEGKEEGVRVVVEALISCGVAMCIAGSSRPCSGSEHSFAHALEELSPNTSLHGERCGVGTILMAYLHGLNWKRIRRVLLEVGAPTTAEELGVEEETIVEALLRAKEIRPERFTILNRKEMDRRIARRIAQKTGVI from the coding sequence TTGAGGGACATCCACACGATCGACCTCCCCACTAAGGTGGTGGTGGGGAGAGGAGTTATCGAGGTAGTGGGTGAAATCTGCAGGGGGCTCGGACTGAAGGACAGGGTCTTGGTGCTTTCCGGTCCCCACACCTACGAAAGGGCGGGAAGGAAGGTCGTCAAGTCACTGGAGGAAGAGGATTTCGAACCCCATTTCTTCAGGGTGAGGGGTGAACCCCTGGAAGAGGTAAAGGAGGAAATAGAGAAGGTGCGTCCCTCCTTCCTGGTGGGGGTGGGAGGGGGAAGGGTGATAGATCTGGCCAAATATTCCTCCTTCAAAGCCAACCTCCCCTTCCTCAGCATCCCCACGGCGGCCTCGCACGACGGTATAGCCAGTTCTAGGGCTTCCCTTCGCCGGTTGGGACCCCTTTCCGTCGATGCCCGCACCCCCCTGGCCATCCTAGCAGACGTGGAAGTGATTTCCCGTTCTCCCCACCGCCTGACGGCCAGTGGATGCGGTGACCTCGTGGCGAAGTTCACCGCCGTCAAGGACTGGAGGCTCTCCCACCTCCTCACGGGGGAATACTACGGGGAGTATGCCGCCCAGCTGGCCCTGATGAGTGCGGAGATGACGGCGAAACACTCGAAGCTGATAGGGGAGGGGAAGGAAGAGGGGGTAAGGGTGGTGGTGGAAGCCCTCATCAGCTGTGGGGTGGCCATGTGCATAGCGGGAAGCTCCAGACCGTGCAGCGGTTCGGAACATTCCTTCGCCCACGCGCTGGAGGAGCTTTCCCCAAACACCTCCCTCCATGGGGAGAGATGTGGGGTGGGAACCATCCTCATGGCCTACCTGCACGGACTCAACTGGAAGAGGATACGCAGGGTCCTTTTGGAGGTGGGGGCCCCCACCACGGCGGAGGAGTTGGGAGTGGAGGAGGAAACGATAGTGGAGGCCCTCCTCAGGGCAAAGGAGATCAGACCGGAGAGGTTCACCATCCTGAACAGGAAGGAAATGGATAGAAGGATCGCCCGAAGGATTGCACAGAAAACGGGTGTGATCTAG
- the hflX gene encoding GTPase HflX, whose protein sequence is MRAILVQRVQPGGKDELGELEELAKTMGYEVVDKVVQVRETDPAFQIGRGKVKEIAELVKERGAELVIFANQLTPSQLFNLNKELGVEVMDRFQLILEIFARRAGSPEAKLQVEYARLSYELPRIRERIRNLLSVEQPGFRGRGEYELNMYMDMIKRRMALLRRKLKALAESREKRREQRRRRGFRLVALAGYTNAGKSTLLNALTHSNVEVDNRMFTTLTVRTRAVKGCERILMTDSVGFIEGLPPWMVEAFKAALEEIYSADLVILVLDGSDPMAEILRKLKVSLEILSGKNLKILLALNKIDLLSPQELKEKVEVLGRLPLPLLPISAKEGKNLDLLLEEIRREVFGVSEERMLPLSG, encoded by the coding sequence ATGCGAGCCATCCTAGTGCAGAGGGTACAACCCGGAGGGAAGGATGAGCTGGGAGAGCTGGAAGAACTTGCGAAGACCATGGGATATGAGGTGGTGGATAAAGTAGTACAGGTGAGGGAGACCGATCCCGCCTTCCAAATAGGAAGGGGGAAGGTGAAGGAAATAGCTGAGCTCGTTAAAGAAAGGGGGGCAGAGTTGGTGATTTTCGCCAACCAACTCACCCCTTCCCAACTCTTCAACCTGAACAAAGAGCTGGGAGTGGAGGTGATGGATAGGTTCCAGCTCATCTTGGAGATCTTCGCCCGCAGGGCAGGATCCCCGGAAGCCAAGCTCCAGGTGGAATATGCCAGGCTCAGCTATGAGCTTCCCAGGATCAGGGAGAGGATAAGGAACCTGTTGTCCGTGGAGCAGCCTGGATTCAGGGGAAGGGGAGAATACGAGCTCAACATGTACATGGACATGATAAAGAGGAGGATGGCCCTTCTGAGGAGGAAGCTCAAGGCCCTGGCGGAATCCAGGGAAAAGAGGAGGGAGCAGCGCAGGAGGAGGGGTTTCAGGCTGGTGGCCTTGGCGGGTTATACGAATGCCGGGAAGTCCACCCTTCTCAACGCCCTTACCCATTCCAACGTGGAGGTGGACAACAGGATGTTCACCACTCTGACCGTAAGGACAAGGGCGGTGAAGGGATGCGAAAGGATCCTGATGACGGATTCGGTGGGGTTCATCGAGGGCCTCCCCCCGTGGATGGTGGAGGCCTTCAAGGCAGCCCTGGAGGAAATTTACTCTGCGGATCTGGTGATCCTGGTGCTGGATGGGAGCGATCCCATGGCGGAGATCCTCAGAAAGCTCAAGGTGAGCCTGGAAATACTCTCTGGAAAAAACTTGAAGATCCTGTTGGCGCTGAACAAAATAGACCTTCTTTCCCCCCAAGAATTGAAGGAGAAGGTGGAGGTACTGGGAAGACTTCCCCTTCCCCTTCTCCCCATCTCCGCAAAGGAGGGGAAGAATCTCGATCTCCTTTTGGAGGAGATAAGGAGGGAGGTCTTCGGGGTATCCGAGGAAAGGATGTTGCCCCTCTCCGGCTAG